The following are encoded in a window of Pecten maximus chromosome 17, xPecMax1.1, whole genome shotgun sequence genomic DNA:
- the LOC117315080 gene encoding methionyl-tRNA formyltransferase, mitochondrial-like — protein sequence MVKTEPEFKVVDSLEVVCPVAVTPVKNYSKEVGLNIHEWPVKIDKGTFDVGVLSSFGKMIPARIINAFPYGIINIHPSLLPRWRGAAPIPHTILSGDTNAGVTIMELRAKHFDTGPILLQKSIPVPEGSTSFQLYDLLAVQGVKLMLAALCDLPTLGRLEMEQPSSGITYAPKITAGMEFVDWENSTVCDIDRQYRAIHEIMPLRSKYRGQNVKLYDMSPIKAIPDEVIEPLVQRLYNVSSSSMIRPGRTYFLKHQHCLLIKCKDGWVGFHRIGMKKVLSAQSFYSGFLSQPGSVHNCFESQPNTLKTSTTQDIQNAVRVKQ from the exons ATGGTAAAAACGGAGCCAGAGTTCAAGGTCGTTGACAGTTTAGAAGTTGTATGTCCTGTAGCAGTG ACACCTGTAAAGAATTATAGCAAAGAGGTGGGGTTAAATATTCATGAGTGGCCCGTCAAAATTGACAAAGGAACATTTGATGTTGGAGTACTGTCTTCTTTTGGAAAGATGATTCCAGCTCGAATAATCAACGCCTTCCCATA TGGGATTATCAACATCCATCCAAGCTTACTTCCTCGATGGCGTGGAGCCGCTCCGATCCCTCACACAATTCTCAGTGGAGATACAAATGCAGGCGTTACCATAATGGAATTACGTGCAAAACA TTTTGACACTGGTCCTATACTGCTACAGAAGTCAATTCCTGTACCAGAGGGCAGCACCAGCTTTCAGCTTTACGACCTACTGGCTGTCCAGGGTGTAAAGTTG ATGCTGGCAGCTCTGTGTGATTTACCAACACTAGGCAGGCTAGAAATGGAGCAGCCGTCCAGTGGTATAACTTATG CTCCGAAGATTACAGCCGGGATGGAGTTTGTAGACTGGGAGAACTCGACTGTCTGTGATATAGATCGTCAGTACAGAGCTATCCATGAAATT ATGCCACTGAGGAGTAAATATAGAGGCCAGAATGTGAAGTTGTACGACATGAGTCCTATCAAAGCCATTCCAG ATGAAGTCATAGAACCGTTGGTCCAGAGGCTGTACAATGTTTCCAGTTCCTCCATGATACGTCCCGGGCGGACATACTTCCTTAAACACCAGCATTGTCTGCTAATCAAATGCAAG gACGGATGGGTGGGGTTCCACAGGATTGGTATGAAGAAAGTACTATCAGCTCAGTCCTTCTACAGTGGATTTCTGTCTCAACCTGGAAGTGTACACAACTGCTTCGAAAGTCAGCCCAACACTTTGAAAACTTCTACAACTCAGGACATCCAGAATGCTGTCCGTGTTAAACAGTGA